The nucleotide window CCAGCGATTCGCGGTGTAACGCCAGTCCTCCACCGTCCGCCGCTCCACCCCGATGTCATCCGCGAACATCTGCAACGACTCCGTCACGGTGAACAAGTCCTCCGTGCCGTTCGGCATCGACCCGCCCACCGCCCTCATCGGCTCGATCTCCAACGCTATGTCACCCAGGGCAAATTGCGAGCGGGCGATCTGCGCGATCAGTTCCTTGGCCTGGGTGACGAGCTGTTCGTAACGCTGCCGGGTGACGTTCCCGATCCGGTCGGTCACGTCGGTCATGATGACCACCGTCCTCGCCCGGGTCCGGCCCAGCCGCCACGACGGGACCGGTCAAAGGGGCGCCGGCCCCGGTCACTGTCCACCGTGACGCGCGCGCGACACGCCGGGGCAGGGCGTGAACCAGGGGCGCTCGAAGCGCTCGGCAGTTGCTCCCAACTACCTTGCAAAACCCGGGTTGTTGGAGGTGTTGGCGAGGCGTTCGGCTATGGCGTTTCCGTTACGCCGTTCCGTGACGCCTGCCGCTGGCGGCAGGCCCGGACCCGGCAGCGGTCCGAGCAGTACACCGCCGCCTTCGACCGCTCCACTCCTACCGTCCACGACCGCCCGCAGACCGGGCACTCCGCATGCTCTCCCCGCTGCATCGCCATGACCCGCTGGCGAGTCTGCTGAAGTCTCCGCCACCGTCGTGACCTGCACCGCCCCGAGCAGAACACTGCCTCCGCCGCCATCGTCTGCGGCAGCGGATCACCGCACTCCCGGCAATACCGCCGAGCCGTCCCGCCAACCCCCACGACTCAGATCATCCAGGCGTAGCCACCTCACGGCCAGGGATCAAAAACACCTACTGAGGGACGCGGCCACCGGCCTGGCCGAGCTCCAGCACCCCGCCCGCGCGGACAGCCCCGCCGCTGAACGCGCCGAAGCCCGACTACTCGCTCGAACGGCACCTCCTGATGCCCGTGCACCGCACCGGCGAGTACCTGCACGCGTACGGCATCGCTGGCGGGGGTCGCTTCCTGACCACAGCGCCGACGCTCCGCCTTTCCCGCTCGACTGGCCTGCCGAGCGCCTTGTCGGGGCTGCGGTACGGCCATGGCTCGACGCCCTCGGTGAGCAGCCGCCGCGTCTCCTCACGGCCGACCGGCTTGGCGCCGCCCATAGAGCAGTCACCGGCCTGTACCCGCAGAGCCTTTGGGCCCGCCATGGTCCGGATCGACTGCAGCCGCCACTCCGGCGGCGCCGGCGCGAGCCGGCGAGCCGCCTCCGCCGCGGCGACCCCACGCCCGGCGGTGCGACTAACCGTGCGCACGGGTGAACGACCCACGGATGCGGCGTCACCGCTCGGCTTGTCCCGCTACGAAGATCCCGACCAGTCGGATCTCCCAGCAAAGGACTGCCCGTGCGCATCCTCACCGCTCTCGCGGCCGCCACCGTCGTCGTCGCTGCCTTCACCACCCCTGCTCACGCTGCTGGACCGCTTGGCGAGGCGGGCGGGACCCTGGCCTTGCCGCTGCACGACGCGGTCCAGGTCCTTGCGGCCGCCGAGGAGAGCCGGGCCGGGTACCAGCGCAGCAGCTTCCGGCACTGGGTGGACGTCGACAAGGACGGCTGCTCGACCCG belongs to Streptomyces glaucescens and includes:
- a CDS encoding DUF6233 domain-containing protein gives rise to the protein MGRSPVRTVSRTAGRGVAAAEAARRLAPAPPEWRLQSIRTMAGPKALRVQAGDCSMGGAKPVGREETRRLLTEGVEPWPYRSPDKALGRPVERERRSVGAVVRKRPPPAMPYACRYSPVRCTGIRRCRSSE